A genome region from Calliopsis andreniformis isolate RMS-2024a chromosome 2, iyCalAndr_principal, whole genome shotgun sequence includes the following:
- the LOC143186557 gene encoding uncharacterized protein LOC143186557 isoform X1, with translation MHKKALKRNTLHTLTQRTKVPENSSRSRNYEDNEDESNDHFQLPSLQTKKVWKDVDDRVSAWDGNSATTCMSYSSEMENIATCKVMQQWELIENTLYEDGEQVNESQNAILEECVQWRTQIPHLRVIGKNPFLSKSKYHDLSRSSSQAKHSFDSSNEEIFSEHVSTKVEKNSHKNKSEKMPDDKILDMLFDYVMSELFPNKANETDSADNDLSEILQIQKASIHSNKSSAKSMKINFEETISLENRFPSNKDRTIESHIVPLRKEIAQTNMQDIQKKYDNSKDKDTIKSERDAISAIEDKLFRPHTGRNKLGTVFNEKIVVSPVPYILSTRESFSTVKTTPIKYMGQSLNVSTFQGSSRSISYSGKYSSSAKNSGHQSAWHAPVSPAVWPKNIKLAPLETSRLPSSRNRSVTSSSVPLHRSRKPLSPIPRSIMPVSAQTSHNINGEGLEIQGRHIFPGQSCKQSVSSTGWDYNVGNGKIRKKKSQSKLKS, from the exons atgcataaAAAGGCACTTAAACGGAATAC ACTGCACACATTAACTCAAAGGACAAAAGTACCTGAAAATTCATCACGGTCAAGAAATTATGAAGATAATGAAGATGAATCAAATGATCACTTCCAATTGCCAAGTTTACAGACAAAAAAGGTTTGGAAAGATGTTGATGATCGTGTATCAGCATGGGATGGAAATAGTGCAACAACATGTATGTCGTATTCATCAGAAATGGAAAACATTGCTACTTGCAAAGTTATGCAGCAATGGGAACTTATTGAAAATACACTTTATGAGGATGGTGAACAAGTGAATGAGTCTCAAAATGCTATTTTGGAAGAATGTGTACAATGGAGAACACAGATTCCACATTTAAGAGTGATCGGAAAGAATCCATTTCTATCTAAAAGCAAATACCATGATCTCAGTAGAAGCAGTAGTCAAGCAAAACATAGTTTTGATTCATCTAATGAAGAAATATTTTCAGAGCATGTTTCAACAAAG gtAGAAAAGAATTcacataaaaataaatcagaAAAAATGCCTGATGATAAAATACTCGATATGCTTTTTGACTATGTCATGTCTGAATTATTCCCAAATAAAGCAAATGAAACTGATTCAGCAGACAATGACTTAAGTGAAATCTTACAAATACAAAAGGCATCTATTCATAGTAATAAAAGTTCTGCTAAaagtatgaaaattaattttgaagaaACTATTTCTCTTGAAAATAGATTTCCAAGTAATAAAGATAGGACAATTGAAAGTCACATTGTACCACTAAGGAAGGAAATTGCTCAAACAAACATGCAAGACATTCAGAA AAAATATGATAATAGTAAAgataaagatacaataaaaagcgAAAGAGATGCTATATCTGCCATAGAAGATAAACTTTTTAGACCACATACAGGTagaaataaacttggaactgtTTTTAATGAAAAGATCGTAGTTAGTCCTGTACCTTATATTCTGTCTACCAGGGAAAGTTTTTCAACCGTTAAAACTACCCCAATTAAATATATGGGGCAAAGCTTAAATGTTTCTACATTTCAAG gTTCAAGTAGAAGCATTTCTTACTCAGGAAAGTATTCATCTTCAGCAAAAAATTCAGGTCATCAATCTGCTTGGCATGCTCCTGTTTCACCTGCTGTGTGGCCAAAGAATATAAAGCTTGCTCCATTAGAAACTTCGCGGCTTCCTAGTAGCAGAAATAG GTCAGTAACATCATCATCAGTACCGCTACATCGTAGTAGAAAACCTTTAAGTCCCATTCCTCGTTCTATAATGCCTGTCTCTGCACAAACTAGTCATAATATTAATGGTGAAGGTTTAGAAATTCAAGGGAGACATATATTTCCTGGACAATCGTGTAAACAAAGTGTATCTAGTACTGGTTGGGACTATAACGTTGGAAATGGTAAAATTAGAAAGAAGAAAAGTCAGTCAAAACTGAAGTCATGA
- the LOC143186557 gene encoding uncharacterized protein LOC143186557 isoform X2, translated as MHKKALKRNTLHTLTQRTKVPENSSRSRNYEDNEDESNDHFQLPSLQTKKVWKDVDDRVSAWDGNSATTCMSYSSEMENIATCKVMQQWELIENTLYEDGEQVNESQNAILEECVQWRTQIPHLRVIGKNPFLSKSKYHDLSRSSSQAKHSFDSSNEEIFSEHVSTKVEKNSHKNKSEKMPDDKILDMLFDYVMSELFPNKANETDSADNDLSEILQIQKASIHSNKSSAKSMKINFEETISLENRFPSNKDRTIESHIVPLRKEIAQTNMQDIQNKDKDTIKSERDAISAIEDKLFRPHTGRNKLGTVFNEKIVVSPVPYILSTRESFSTVKTTPIKYMGQSLNVSTFQGSSRSISYSGKYSSSAKNSGHQSAWHAPVSPAVWPKNIKLAPLETSRLPSSRNRSVTSSSVPLHRSRKPLSPIPRSIMPVSAQTSHNINGEGLEIQGRHIFPGQSCKQSVSSTGWDYNVGNGKIRKKKSQSKLKS; from the exons atgcataaAAAGGCACTTAAACGGAATAC ACTGCACACATTAACTCAAAGGACAAAAGTACCTGAAAATTCATCACGGTCAAGAAATTATGAAGATAATGAAGATGAATCAAATGATCACTTCCAATTGCCAAGTTTACAGACAAAAAAGGTTTGGAAAGATGTTGATGATCGTGTATCAGCATGGGATGGAAATAGTGCAACAACATGTATGTCGTATTCATCAGAAATGGAAAACATTGCTACTTGCAAAGTTATGCAGCAATGGGAACTTATTGAAAATACACTTTATGAGGATGGTGAACAAGTGAATGAGTCTCAAAATGCTATTTTGGAAGAATGTGTACAATGGAGAACACAGATTCCACATTTAAGAGTGATCGGAAAGAATCCATTTCTATCTAAAAGCAAATACCATGATCTCAGTAGAAGCAGTAGTCAAGCAAAACATAGTTTTGATTCATCTAATGAAGAAATATTTTCAGAGCATGTTTCAACAAAG gtAGAAAAGAATTcacataaaaataaatcagaAAAAATGCCTGATGATAAAATACTCGATATGCTTTTTGACTATGTCATGTCTGAATTATTCCCAAATAAAGCAAATGAAACTGATTCAGCAGACAATGACTTAAGTGAAATCTTACAAATACAAAAGGCATCTATTCATAGTAATAAAAGTTCTGCTAAaagtatgaaaattaattttgaagaaACTATTTCTCTTGAAAATAGATTTCCAAGTAATAAAGATAGGACAATTGAAAGTCACATTGTACCACTAAGGAAGGAAATTGCTCAAACAAACATGCAAGACATTCAGAA TAAAgataaagatacaataaaaagcgAAAGAGATGCTATATCTGCCATAGAAGATAAACTTTTTAGACCACATACAGGTagaaataaacttggaactgtTTTTAATGAAAAGATCGTAGTTAGTCCTGTACCTTATATTCTGTCTACCAGGGAAAGTTTTTCAACCGTTAAAACTACCCCAATTAAATATATGGGGCAAAGCTTAAATGTTTCTACATTTCAAG gTTCAAGTAGAAGCATTTCTTACTCAGGAAAGTATTCATCTTCAGCAAAAAATTCAGGTCATCAATCTGCTTGGCATGCTCCTGTTTCACCTGCTGTGTGGCCAAAGAATATAAAGCTTGCTCCATTAGAAACTTCGCGGCTTCCTAGTAGCAGAAATAG GTCAGTAACATCATCATCAGTACCGCTACATCGTAGTAGAAAACCTTTAAGTCCCATTCCTCGTTCTATAATGCCTGTCTCTGCACAAACTAGTCATAATATTAATGGTGAAGGTTTAGAAATTCAAGGGAGACATATATTTCCTGGACAATCGTGTAAACAAAGTGTATCTAGTACTGGTTGGGACTATAACGTTGGAAATGGTAAAATTAGAAAGAAGAAAAGTCAGTCAAAACTGAAGTCATGA